The genomic window TTGGATTTTGGTCACAGAATCAGCGCTGTTACCTTTAATCCAAAAGGAGCATTTTTTAAATACTCAGCATAGCTTTTGCCATTCTCCCCAGCTTAGCTGGGGGTTTAGCTCTGTAATTAATGGAGTTGGCCGATTCCATCGTAGAGAATTTAAGAAAAAAAGGAAAGTGGGATGCAAACCAGCAGGAAAAAAACGAATAAAATGAATGTCTCAATTTAAAACCGGCTGCTACCATGTGGGAAGGTCAGCTAAGCACAATGATAACCAAAACCAGGAGAGGCTATTATGATGACATTGAAGGAACAACTCGAGGCGATCAAGGCCCAGACCGCTTCCATGATCACACCGGAGATCGCAACCGCTATGAAACAGGGCTATGAAGAGCTATCCAAAAGAAAGGTATTGGATAAAGCATTAAAGACCGGTGAAACCGCCCCGGCATTTACCCTGCCCGATTCTGACGGCAGCATGATTCGTTCAAAGCATCTTTTGGCCAAAGGCCCACTTGTGATCCTGTTTTACCGCGGCAAATGGTGACCCTACTGCAATGCAGAGCTGGTAGCCCTGCGGGAAAGCTATACGGACATACAAGCGGCTGGAGCATCTCTGGTTGCGATATCGCCCCAGCTTCAATCCTACTCCCGGGAACTTGTAAAAGAACGCCGATTGCCGTTTGAGGTGCTTAGCGACCGTGGTAATACAGTCGCCACTACTTTTGGCGTCGCTTTTTCACTGCCCGAAAGCATGCGATGGGTTTACGGGGAAGTATTTAAATTCGACCTTCCCAAATACAACGGGGATGACAGCTGGCCCTTGCCCATGCCTGCACGCTTTATTGTCGATCCACACGGTGTGATTCAAGCCGCAGATGTGAATCTCGATCATACGGTGCGTCCCGAACCCGCGTCGGCCATTGAAGTGTTGCGAAGCCTTTGAAAGCGAACGCTAATAATCAGCCACGCGGCGTCTGATCATTGAAGTCCCAAGATAATTCCCGGTGGTTTAGATATCTTTTGCCTTACCCAATAGCTTATCGAACTTTTCGACCTCCACTACCGGCGATGTGGTAAAGGAAATTCCTGTCAACTTGTTTAATTCAACCGAAGTGGCCATCGCTTTTTCTGCATCGGGAAATTCCAGTGTAAAGACCAGATCATGCTCTCCGAGCACAGCGTACATGGAGATAACCTTTCCACCGTTTTTATTGATCAGTTCCACCGCCCGGTCTGTCCGTTCGGAGCTGATGTCTTTTAATGATTCTGCCGAGTACTTGCCGAACATCATGAATATAGGCATCTCATTTCCTCCTTTCTTCTTTTATTTTTCTTTCAAAAGATTCATTTTTTTTTAAAGAACTCCCGGTGAGTTGCTGCATTGCAGTATTTGAAATCATAGTAGCATAAACTGGCAGATGCTTTGGGCAACCTTCAATCAATCGCTATTGATGGAATCAATGAGTGCTTTTAGTCCACCGAAATGTTTCCTGTCGAAATCCAGCACCAGTCGGGGCAGTTCTCTAATTTCGGGTTCATCTATCTCTTCAGGAAGAGGTCCCGACAGGTATATCTCTCCTTGGGGTCTCAGGATCTCTGAAAAACGACTCCTCAGATCCTCTAGTTTGTGTTGGCTGATTGCTGAGCGCAGCCGAATGACCAGAAAATTGCCAATATACCTTAAACTGTGATATCGGGAGTAAAAGCGTTTGATTCTTTCAACAGCAACATCGGTTGAATCTATCCTCTCAAACAGTGCCAGATCTGATTTACTGATATTGCCCTGCGAGAGAATCGTTTCCTCAACGAACTCAGCCCATTTTTTCCAGTAGGTTCCTTCGGGTTCGTCCACCAGGAGAATCGGCACGGGATTGCGCTTACCTGTTTGCACCAGGGTAAGAGCCTCCATCCCCTCATCGAGTGTACCGAACCCACCTGGAAAAAGCACGATGGCATCGGATTCTTTCAGAAAGG from Thermodesulfobacteriota bacterium includes these protein-coding regions:
- a CDS encoding TIGR00730 family Rossman fold protein translates to MELHFKKDNGPVDQVIQELLGLLGNITRPKIVREMIIASLKAGQEDDGAVDLKLMNNSLKEMRFTAKAFGPYRHVRKVAVFGSARTSTEETTYKMAISLGQKLAASGYMVITGGGPGIMQAVHEGAGSEYSFGVNIRLPFEQKANPVIDGNPKSITYKYFFNRKVAFLKESDAIVLFPGGFGTLDEGMEALTLVQTGKRNPVPILLVDEPEGTYWKKWAEFVEETILSQGNISKSDLALFERIDSTDVAVERIKRFYSRYHSLRYIGNFLVIRLRSAISQHKLEDLRSRFSEILRPQGEIYLSGPLPEEIDEPEIRELPRLVLDFDRKHFGGLKALIDSINSD
- a CDS encoding GYD domain-containing protein, which gives rise to MPIFMMFGKYSAESLKDISSERTDRAVELINKNGGKVISMYAVLGEHDLVFTLEFPDAEKAMATSVELNKLTGISFTTSPVVEVEKFDKLLGKAKDI